The Pseudomonas sp. TH06 genome contains the following window.
CGACGCCTGTTAAGCCCGTTGCTGTACGGCATCGTCCTGTACTTTTTCCTGTTCGGCCGCACCGCGCGACGCAGTGCCTGGCAGTACCAGCAGCGGCTGGCCGAGTGGAGCAGGCGCGACGATCTGCGCCCAAGTCACTGGCGGGTATTTCGCCAGTTCATGGCGTTCGCCGATTCGATGCTCGACAAGCTCGACGTGTGGAACGGCAAGATCCGCATCGAACAGATCGAAATCATTGACCCGGCCCTGCTGCGCAATCAGTTGCGTGGCAGTCGCGGGCAACTGCTGGTCGGCGCACACCTGGGCAATCTCGAAGTGTGCAGGGCGCTGGCGGAGATCGGCGAAAAGGTCACGATGAACGTGCTGGTGCACACCAAGCACGCCGAGCAGTTCAACCGTTTGTTGGGTGAGGCCGGGGCGACCAACCTGCGCCTGATTCAGGTCAGCGAACTCGACCCGGTGATCATGCTGCAACTGCACGAACGCCTGGAGCGCGGCGAGTGGCTGGCGATCGCCGGCGACCGCGTGCCGCTGCATGGCGGCCGCAGCGTCACCGTCGACTTTCTCGGCCACCCGGCGCCGTTCCCGCAAGGGCCGTGGCTGCTCGCCGGCCTGCTGAAATGCCCGGTCAATCTACTGATGTGCCTGAAACAACCCGACGGCCACTACCGCCTGACCCTCGAGCCTTTCGCCGATGCCGTGACGTGGACACGCCGCGAGCGCGAGCAGGTCATTCATCAGTGGGCCACCCGCTATGCGCAGCGCCTGAGTCACTATTGCCTCGAAGCCCCGCACCAATGGTTCAACTTTTACCCTTTCTGGAAGACCGATGACGACGCCACCCCATGAGCCGGTAACCTTCGGCGAACGCCCTTTGCGCATCGAAGACGTGCTGGCCCTGGCCAACCGTCAGGCGCCCGTGCAGTTGCAGAGCGACGCCGACTATCGCGAGCGCATCGCCAAGGGCGCGCGGTTCCTCGACTCGCTGCTGGACAAGGAAGGCGTGATTTACGGCGTGACCACCGGTTACGGCGATTCCTGCGTGGTCGCAGTGCCGCTGCATCACGTCGAAGCGTTGCCGCGTCATCTCTACACCTTTCACGGCTGCGGACTGGGCAAGTTGCTCGATGCGCAAGCCACCCGTGCGGTGTTGGCGGCACGATTGCAGTCGCTGTGCCACGGCGTGTCCGGGGTGCGGATTGAACTGCTGGAGCGTCTGCACGGGTTTCTCGAACACGACATCCTGCCGCTGATTCCGGAAGAAGGTTCGGTGGGCGCCAGCGGCGATCTGACGCCGCTGTCCTACGTCGCCGCAACCCTGTCCGGTGAGCGCGAAGTGATGTTCCGTGGCGAACGCCGCCAGTCCGCCGATGTGCACCGCGAGCTGGGCTGGACACCGTTGGTGCTGCGCCCGAAAGAAGCGCTGGCATTGATGAACGGCACGGCGGTGATGACCGGCCTCGCCTGCCTCGCCTACGCCCGCGCCGATTACCTGCTGCAACTGGCCACGCGCATCACCGCGCTCAACGTGGTCGCGCTGCAAGGCAATCCGGAGCATTTCGACGAACGCCTGTTCGCCGCCAAACCGCATCCGGGGCAAATGCAGGTCGCCGCATGGCTGCGCAAGGATCTGGCGATCGATGCACCGACCGCTCCGCTGCATCGCTTGCAGGATCGCTATTCGCTGCGTTGTGCACCGCACGTGCTCGGCGTACTGGCCGACAGTCTGAACTGGCTGCGTTCGTTCATCGAAATCGAACTCAACAGCGCCAACGACAACCCGATCATCGACGCCGAAGCCGAACGTGTGCTGCACGGCGGGCACTTCTACGGCGGCCACATCGCCTTCGCCATGGACAGCCTGAAAAACCTGGTGGCCAACGTCGCCGACCTGCTCGACCGTCAGCTCGCCTTGCTGGTCGACGAGCGCTACAACCACGGGTTGCCGAGCAACCTGTCCGGCGCCCCGGCGGATCGCGCCATGATCAACCACGGCTTCAAGGCTGTGCAGATCGGCACCAGCGCCTGGACCGCCGAAGCGCTGAAAAACACCATGCCGGCCAGCGTCTTCTCACGCTCCACCGAGTGCCACAATCAAGACAAGGTGAGCATGGGCACCATCGCCGCCCGTGACGCGATCCGTGTGCTGGAGCTGACCGAACAGGTCGCCGCCGCCACCCTGCTCGCCGCCAACCAAGGCGTCTGGCTGCGGGGTCAGGCCGACGATGCCCGACCACTGCCGCCAGCGCTGGCCGCGATGCACGCAGCACTGGCCAAGGACTTCCCGCCGGTCATCGAAGACCGCGCCCTGGAAGGGGAACTGCGCCTGTGCCTGCAACGCATCGCCGCGCAACACTGGAGGCTGCATGCGTAGCGCCGGAGTGATTCACGCCGACACGGAAATCCTCGTGCCGTTTTTCGACGTCGACACCATGCACGTCGTCTGGCACGGCCACTACGTCAAGTATCTCGAAGTGGCGCGCTGCGCGTTGCTCGACAAGCTCGGCCACAACTACAACCAGATGGTCGACTCGGGTTACGCCTGGCCAGTGATCGATCTGCAACTGCGCTACGTTCGCGGCGCGGTGTTCGGTCAGCGTCTGAACGTGCGCGCCAGCCTGGTGGAGTGGGAAAACCGCCTGAAGATCCATTACCTGATCACGGACGCACAGACCGGCGAACGCCTGACCCGCGCCAGCTCCGTGCAAGTGGCCGTCGAGGTCAGCAGTCGCGAGATGCAACTGGCCTCGCCGAAAGTCTTCACCGATGCCGTGGAAAGGATGCTGCGATGAACCTGATCTCCAGAACTCTTGGTGCTCTGGCCCTGCTGGCCGTATCGACGCTGGCCAACGCCTTTGACCTGCAACAGCTCAGCGCACAACTGGCAAAACCGGACGTGATTCACGGCCAGTTCATCCAGGAAAAACACCTGCGCGCCCTGCCGCAGCCGCTGATCAGCAAGGGCAGCTTCGTCCTCGCGAAAAATCACGGCCTGCTTTGGCTACTGAAAACCCCGCTGCAACAGGATTACCGCATCACTGGCAAAGGCATTGCCCGGCGTGACGGCGATGGCTGGCAACTGCTGCCGAACAAGAGCGCCGGGGCCGAGCAGAACCGTTTGTTCCTCGCCGTGTTGCAAGGCGACAGCAGCGGCCTGCAACGGGATTTCGAACTGGCGCTGAGCGGTGACGCGCAACAGTGGAAACTGACCCTGACCCCGCGCTCGCTGCTGCTCAAGCAAGTGTTCAACCAGATCAATATCGACGGCGGCGCGCTGGTGCAAACCATCGAGCTGCTGGAAACCCAGGGTGACAGCACGGTGCTGCGCATGCAGAACAGCAACGCCGGCCAACCGCTGAGCGACACGGAGCAACATGACTTTGCCGAGTGAACGCAGGCTGCCCTGGCTGTTTCTGATCCTGCTGCTGGCAGTCGTCGCGCTGGCCGGCTGGCAATGGCGTGACGGCGCACCGCTATCGGCCAACCTGATGGAACTGGTGCCCGGCACCCATCCTGACGCTCTTGAACTGCGCGCTGAACAACGCATGCAGGAACCGCTCAACCGCGAAATGCTGGTGCTGGTCGGGCACGCCGATCGCCAGCAAGCGGTCACCATGGCGCAGACCCTGGGCGAGCAATGGCAGGCCAGTGGACTGTTCGAAAAGGTCCAGTGGAACCTGCAAGCGGACTTGCCTGCGCTGCGCACGCAGTTGCTGCAAGGACGGCTGGCGATGCTTTCGGCGGATGATCGGCAACTCCTCACCGAACACCCCGACGCCTTCATTCAACAACGGGTACAGGCACTGTTCGACCCCTTTACCGGTTTCAGTCTGGTGCCGAGCCAGGACGACTGGCTGGGCCTGACCGGACGCATCCAGAACAGCCAGCCGAAACACGGCGCGGTGCAACTGGATATCGGCAGCGGCGCATTGGTGGCCGATGCCGACGGCAAGAGCTGGGTGATGCTGCGGGCGCGCACCACGGGCAACGCGTTCGACATGAACCTGCCGCTGCAAGTCGCCGCCCTGCTGCAACACAGCCGTGAGCAGGCGGCGAAAGCAGACGTGCAATTGCTCGCCGCCAGCGGTTTGCTCTACGCGGCCAATGGTCAGCAGCAAGCGACCCGTGAAATGACCTGGGTCGGGGGCGGCGCGACGCTCGGTATTTTGCTGTTGTTGTTGCTCGCCTTCCGCCGCTGGCGCGTGTTGCTGGCGTTTGTGCCGGTGCTGGTCGGCATGTTGTTCGGCGCGGTCGCGTGCGTGGCGTTGTTCGGTCACATGCACGTGATGACGCTGGTGCTTGGTTCCAGCCTGATCGGCGTGGCGGTGGATTACCCGCTTCATTACCTTTCGAAGAGCTGGAGCCTCAAGCCGTGGCGCAGTTGGCCGGCGTTGCGCCTGACGCTGCCCGGGCTGACCCTGAGCCTGCTCACCAGCACCATCGGTTATCTGGCGCTGGCGTGGACACCGTTTCCGGCACTGACGCAAATCGCCGTGTTCTCCGCCGCCGGCTTGCTCGGCGCCTATCTGTCGGCCGTATGCTTGCTGCCGGCGCTGCTGAAAAACGTCGAACTGCGCCCCGCGCAATGGCCGCTGCACCTGGCCGAACGCCTGGTCAATCTGCGCGAGAAGCTGCTCGAACGCGTTCGGACTCCGGTGTTGCTGGCACTGCTGATCGCCTTCTGTGCCGGCGGTCTGGTGCAACTGCAAAGCAAAAACGACATTCGTCAGTGGGTCGGTGCACCGCAGCGGCTGACCGATGAAGCGCAGACCATCGCGCGGATCACCGGCCACCAGCCGACCAGCCAGTTCTTCCTCGTGCGCGCGGCCAATCAGCAAGAGTTGCTGGCGCGACAAGCAGCGCTGAGCGAGCGTCTGGAACAACTGGTCAATCTCGACAAGCTGCAAGGCTATCTGGCACTCGATCAACTGGTCAGCCCTCCGGGCCAGCAACAGCAAGTGCGCGACGCACTGAACAAACTGCCGCAGTTCTGGCAGCCGTTGCTTGACCTCGGCGTGCCACTGGCCGCCCTGCAAAACGAGCTGCAACAGTTGCAGACGCTGCCCCTTGAGGACATCGACGCGGCGCTGGCCGGGCCGCTCGGTGAACCGTATCGCACGTTGTGGCTCGGCCCGACCGAAGACGGCGTAGCGGCGATGACCAGCCTGCAAGGCTTGAATAATCCGTCGTTGCTGCGGGTGCAGGCGCTGGATCTGCCGGGCGTGGTCCTGGTCGATCGGCTCGGTGAGCTGAACAGTGTTTTCGCCGCGACGCAGATCAGCGCCGCCGAACTGAAACTCGCCTCCTGCGTGTTGATCGTGCTGGTGCTGATCCTGCCATTCGGTTTCGGCGGCGCGTTGCGCATTGTGGCTCTGCCGCTGCTGGCGGCGCTGTGCAGCCTGGCCAGCCTCGGCTGGCTCGGTCAGCCATTGACGCTGTTCAGCCTGTTCGGCCTGCTGTTGGTGACGGCGATCAGTGTCGATTACGCGATTCTCATGCGTGAGCAGGTCGGCGGCGCGGCGGTGAGCCTGCTCGGCACGCTGCTCGCAGCCGTGACGACGTGGCTCTCGTTTGGTCTGCTGGCGGTGTCCAGTACCCCGGCGGTGAGCAATTTCGGCTTGTCGGTGAGCCTCGGCCTGGCGTTCAGTTTCATGCTCGCGCCGTGGGCCGGGCGACACGAACACGCCGCTGCGGTCGCGGAGCCGACAGCATGATGATCGTCGGCTTCTGGCTGCTGGTATTGGCGCTGTTCGCCGTCGCCACGCGTGTCGGTCGACATTTCGGCCTGATTCCGATCGTCAGCCAGTTGCTGCTGGCCAGCTTCGGTTTGCCGCTGTTGATGTACTTCTGGATCGAGCCGGGCTGGCAGCTCAGCGGCGCTGAACTGATCGCGCCAGACTGGCTGAAAAACCTCTACAGCCTGAGTTTCGCCTTGCTGCTCGGGCACATTCTCAGCGACGTGATCGACCTGCGACTGGATCGGCAGAGCGTGAAAATCGCCCTGCCGAGTTTCGCCGTGCCGTTCGCCTGTGGCCTGGCGGTCGCGTACGGGTTATTGCCGGCGCAACCGTGGCTCAACTCGCTGGCCATCGGACTGGTGTTCGCCATTACCGCGATTCCGGTGCTGTACCTGTATCTGCGTCACATAGATTACCCGCCCGCCGCCACCCGACGTCTGGTACAGACCGCCATTTTGATCGACCTGACTTGCTGGACGTTGTTCGGGCTCGCTCAAGGCAGTCTGCAACTGAGCAGTCTGTTACTGCCGCTGGGCCTCGCTTGCGTGCCCTTGGCGCTGCGCCTGTTCGGTACGCGTCGACCGCTGACCTACAGCCTCGGCTTCTTCGCCCTGCTGGTGATGGCCGAGCACTACAAACTCAACGCACTGATTTTCGGCATCGGTTATCTGCTGTGCATGGCCGTGCTGAAAGTGCCGCTGGTGCTGCCATTGCCGGCGCGCTGGATGAGCCGCTTGCAGACATGGATGGCGATTCCGCTGATTCTCACTTTCGGCATCGTGCAGATCGATGTGCATAGCGCCCTCGTCAGCCTTGGTGTCGTGCAATGGGCGGCGCTGCTGCTGTTGCCGATTGGCAGTAAACTGCTCGGCAACTGGCTGGGTCTCGGCTGGGCCGGCGCCTCGTTCGAAGGCGCCAGCCGCTGGCGCGAAAGTGTGCTGTTGAACATTCGCGGCCTCAGCGAAATCGTCTTTCTCAACTTGCTCCTGCAACAACAGCTCATCACCCCGGCGCTGTACTTCGCGCTGATGTTGATGGGCCTGATCGCGACGCTGCTGCCGGCCCTGATCGGCCTGCATCGCGCGCCGCTGAATGTGAACAGTCACTTGCCCCGGAGCCCACGTGCCCAACGTTGAAATGCAATCCCGTCAGGTAGTGATCATTGGCGCCGGCCCGTCCGGCGCCATCGCCGCCGCGCTGCTTACGCGCAAGGGCCACGACGTGTTGGTGATCGAGCGGCAACACTTCCCACGCTTTTCCATCGGCGAAAGTCTGCTGAGCCATTGCCTGGATTTCGTCGAAGAGGCCGGCATGCTCGACGCCGTCAACGCCGCCGGATTCCAGCGCAAGACCGGCGCCGCGTTTGCCTGGGGCGAGCGCTACAGCGCGTTCGATTTCAGCGACACCTTCAGCGACGGCAAACCGACCACGTTCCAGGTTCAGCGCGCCGACTTCGACAAGTTGCTGGCCGATCAAGCGGCACTGCAAGGCGCCGAGGTCCGCTATGGCGATGCCATCGTCAGCGTCGATTTCGACCGGGCAAAACCGCAACTCGATGTGCGCCGTGAAGACGGCAGTGAATACCGCATCGAGGCGGATTTCGTGCTGGATGCCAGCGGCTATGGCCGCGTGCTGTCGCGCCTGCTCGACCTGGAAGCACCGTCGAATTTCCCGGTGCGTCAGGCGGTTTTCACCCATGTCGAAGATCACATCGACAACCCGGCGTTCGACCGCGAAAAAATCCTCGTTACCACCCATCCGCAGCATCGCGACATCTGGTTCTGGACGATCCCGTTCAGCAACGGTCGTTGCTCGGTAGGCGTGGTCGCCGCTGCCGAGCACTTCAACGGTCGTGATACCGACCTCGACGCCTGCCTGCGCGGTTTTATCGCCGAGACGCCAAGCCTCGCCAATGTCTTGAACAATGCCGTGTGGGACACCCCGGCACGCACCCTCGGCGGGTACGCCGCCAACGTCAAAACCCTGCACGGCTCGGGCTTCGCGCTACTGGGCAACGCGGCGGAGTTTCTTGATCCGGTGTTCTCTTCCGGCGTGACCATCGCCATGCGTTCGGCGAGCATGGCGGCGGCGGTTCTGCATCGTCAGTTGCTGGGGGAAACGGTCGATTGGCAGCGCGAATTCGCCGAGCCGTTGAAACGTGGCGTCGACACTTTCCGTTGCTACGTCGAGGGCTGGTACGCCGGGACCTTTCAGGACGTGATTTTCCATGAGGACAGTCAGCCTGAGATCCGCCGGATGATCTGCTCGATCCTCGCCGGCTACGCCTGGGACCAACGCAACCCGTTCGTCAGCGAAGCGCGTCGCCGTTTGAAGATGATTTCCGAACTTTGTGCAAAGGACGCCCCATGAATTACCTGAGCGACAGCTACGTCGAAGAAACCCGTTTCGGTTTCTGGTTCCTGCGCAGCCACACTTGGCAACACCATGTGTTGCGCGTGGCGATCAACGATCTGCGCGGGTTGTTCAGCGAGTCGCTGCCGACGAACCCGGTATTGTTGGATGCCGGTTGCGGTCAGGGAAAATCGTTTCGTTACCTGCGCCAGACCTTCGCACCACAGCGTCTGATCGGCAT
Protein-coding sequences here:
- a CDS encoding glycosyl transferase — protein: MTVEADKKHWADREERGSFLLMKFTAFAAKVLGRRLLSPLLYGIVLYFFLFGRTARRSAWQYQQRLAEWSRRDDLRPSHWRVFRQFMAFADSMLDKLDVWNGKIRIEQIEIIDPALLRNQLRGSRGQLLVGAHLGNLEVCRALAEIGEKVTMNVLVHTKHAEQFNRLLGEAGATNLRLIQVSELDPVIMLQLHERLERGEWLAIAGDRVPLHGGRSVTVDFLGHPAPFPQGPWLLAGLLKCPVNLLMCLKQPDGHYRLTLEPFADAVTWTRREREQVIHQWATRYAQRLSHYCLEAPHQWFNFYPFWKTDDDATP
- a CDS encoding aromatic amino acid ammonia-lyase, whose translation is MTTPPHEPVTFGERPLRIEDVLALANRQAPVQLQSDADYRERIAKGARFLDSLLDKEGVIYGVTTGYGDSCVVAVPLHHVEALPRHLYTFHGCGLGKLLDAQATRAVLAARLQSLCHGVSGVRIELLERLHGFLEHDILPLIPEEGSVGASGDLTPLSYVAATLSGEREVMFRGERRQSADVHRELGWTPLVLRPKEALALMNGTAVMTGLACLAYARADYLLQLATRITALNVVALQGNPEHFDERLFAAKPHPGQMQVAAWLRKDLAIDAPTAPLHRLQDRYSLRCAPHVLGVLADSLNWLRSFIEIELNSANDNPIIDAEAERVLHGGHFYGGHIAFAMDSLKNLVANVADLLDRQLALLVDERYNHGLPSNLSGAPADRAMINHGFKAVQIGTSAWTAEALKNTMPASVFSRSTECHNQDKVSMGTIAARDAIRVLELTEQVAAATLLAANQGVWLRGQADDARPLPPALAAMHAALAKDFPPVIEDRALEGELRLCLQRIAAQHWRLHA
- a CDS encoding acyl-CoA thioesterase, whose amino-acid sequence is MRSAGVIHADTEILVPFFDVDTMHVVWHGHYVKYLEVARCALLDKLGHNYNQMVDSGYAWPVIDLQLRYVRGAVFGQRLNVRASLVEWENRLKIHYLITDAQTGERLTRASSVQVAVEVSSREMQLASPKVFTDAVERMLR
- a CDS encoding outer membrane lipoprotein carrier protein LolA, with amino-acid sequence MNLISRTLGALALLAVSTLANAFDLQQLSAQLAKPDVIHGQFIQEKHLRALPQPLISKGSFVLAKNHGLLWLLKTPLQQDYRITGKGIARRDGDGWQLLPNKSAGAEQNRLFLAVLQGDSSGLQRDFELALSGDAQQWKLTLTPRSLLLKQVFNQINIDGGALVQTIELLETQGDSTVLRMQNSNAGQPLSDTEQHDFAE
- a CDS encoding MMPL family transporter; protein product: MTLPSERRLPWLFLILLLAVVALAGWQWRDGAPLSANLMELVPGTHPDALELRAEQRMQEPLNREMLVLVGHADRQQAVTMAQTLGEQWQASGLFEKVQWNLQADLPALRTQLLQGRLAMLSADDRQLLTEHPDAFIQQRVQALFDPFTGFSLVPSQDDWLGLTGRIQNSQPKHGAVQLDIGSGALVADADGKSWVMLRARTTGNAFDMNLPLQVAALLQHSREQAAKADVQLLAASGLLYAANGQQQATREMTWVGGGATLGILLLLLLAFRRWRVLLAFVPVLVGMLFGAVACVALFGHMHVMTLVLGSSLIGVAVDYPLHYLSKSWSLKPWRSWPALRLTLPGLTLSLLTSTIGYLALAWTPFPALTQIAVFSAAGLLGAYLSAVCLLPALLKNVELRPAQWPLHLAERLVNLREKLLERVRTPVLLALLIAFCAGGLVQLQSKNDIRQWVGAPQRLTDEAQTIARITGHQPTSQFFLVRAANQQELLARQAALSERLEQLVNLDKLQGYLALDQLVSPPGQQQQVRDALNKLPQFWQPLLDLGVPLAALQNELQQLQTLPLEDIDAALAGPLGEPYRTLWLGPTEDGVAAMTSLQGLNNPSLLRVQALDLPGVVLVDRLGELNSVFAATQISAAELKLASCVLIVLVLILPFGFGGALRIVALPLLAALCSLASLGWLGQPLTLFSLFGLLLVTAISVDYAILMREQVGGAAVSLLGTLLAAVTTWLSFGLLAVSSTPAVSNFGLSVSLGLAFSFMLAPWAGRHEHAAAVAEPTA
- a CDS encoding sodium:proton antiporter, producing MMIVGFWLLVLALFAVATRVGRHFGLIPIVSQLLLASFGLPLLMYFWIEPGWQLSGAELIAPDWLKNLYSLSFALLLGHILSDVIDLRLDRQSVKIALPSFAVPFACGLAVAYGLLPAQPWLNSLAIGLVFAITAIPVLYLYLRHIDYPPAATRRLVQTAILIDLTCWTLFGLAQGSLQLSSLLLPLGLACVPLALRLFGTRRPLTYSLGFFALLVMAEHYKLNALIFGIGYLLCMAVLKVPLVLPLPARWMSRLQTWMAIPLILTFGIVQIDVHSALVSLGVVQWAALLLLPIGSKLLGNWLGLGWAGASFEGASRWRESVLLNIRGLSEIVFLNLLLQQQLITPALYFALMLMGLIATLLPALIGLHRAPLNVNSHLPRSPRAQR
- a CDS encoding tryptophan 7-halogenase, whose amino-acid sequence is MPNVEMQSRQVVIIGAGPSGAIAAALLTRKGHDVLVIERQHFPRFSIGESLLSHCLDFVEEAGMLDAVNAAGFQRKTGAAFAWGERYSAFDFSDTFSDGKPTTFQVQRADFDKLLADQAALQGAEVRYGDAIVSVDFDRAKPQLDVRREDGSEYRIEADFVLDASGYGRVLSRLLDLEAPSNFPVRQAVFTHVEDHIDNPAFDREKILVTTHPQHRDIWFWTIPFSNGRCSVGVVAAAEHFNGRDTDLDACLRGFIAETPSLANVLNNAVWDTPARTLGGYAANVKTLHGSGFALLGNAAEFLDPVFSSGVTIAMRSASMAAAVLHRQLLGETVDWQREFAEPLKRGVDTFRCYVEGWYAGTFQDVIFHEDSQPEIRRMICSILAGYAWDQRNPFVSEARRRLKMISELCAKDAP